A window of Halovivax gelatinilyticus genomic DNA:
AAGGGTTCGATCGGATGGCAGAACAGGGTGCACAGGAGGTAGCCAGGACCGCGACGACGCTGACCGGGATCGAAACCACGGTCGAGATTCGCCGGCTCAACTTCGTTTCGCTAGAAGCGATTCCTGAAGAGGTTGCAAACGACCGTCTGGTTGGGGTGGCGTTCGAGTTCGACGGAATGCCGAGTGGCTACCTCTTGTTCCTGTTCGACGAGACGTCGGCGACCGAAATCATCGATGCGATGGTACCGATGGATACCGGGACGTCGGAACCAGGTGAGTTCGACGAGATGGGACGCAGCGCCATCAAGGAACTCGGTAATATCATGGCGAGTGGGTTTCTCGACGGGTGGGCGAACGTCCTCGATACGACGATCGACCATTCGACGCCCGAGTTCGTTCACGATATCGGTGCTGCCGCGGTCGACCCGGTAATCATCCATCTCGGCGAACAACAAGATTACGCGTTCGTCTTCGATACGAAGGTCGTCGCCGATGGTCGCGAATTCGATTGCGAAGTGTATGCGATTCCGGACGAAGACGATCTGGAACGCGCCCTCAACGCTCTCGACGTCGACAAGATCGACGAGACGCCGACGACGGCAGAATTTGGAGAACTAGAAGGAACATGAAGACGTACGGAACTGAACCAGGAGTGCCAGACCCCGTCCAGGTAGGTATCTCCGAACTCGCCGTCAGCGAGGGTGAGAACACGTTGAAATCCTACGGTCTCGGGTCGTGTCTGGCGATCGCGCTATACGATCCGGATACTGGAATCGGGGGGCTCGCTCACACGATGTTACCGGACGGCGACCAGGCAGAAAACAGCGATATCAAACCGGGTAAATACGCCGATACGGCGATTCGTGCGTTGCTTCGGCGAATGGTGGAGCGGGGCGCGACCTACACGGACGTCGAGGCGAAAATTGCCGGCGGAAGCGATATGTTTGAATTCGAAAGCTTCGGCGACGGCGTCGGAAAGCGCAACGCCGACGCCGCTCGTGCGGAACTCGAGAAACTCGGCGTACCACTCGTTTCTGAGGACGTCGGTGGAAATCACGGCAGGACAGTGGAGTTTACACCGGGAACTGGAACGCTCGTCATCAAGAGCGGTAACGGAGAAAACGGAGTGAGCGAGTTGTGAGCGACGATGCGTTCGCGTCGATTCTCTCGTACGTCGAATCCAATCTCGGCTTCGCGACGAGCCACTACAACGATAGTTACCTCGATCGGCGAATCTCGTCTCGTATTCGTCGAACCGGTTGTGACGGATACGCCGAGTACGACGAGCTAATTAGAGAGGACGCCGAGGAACAGACGGCGCTACTCGATTCGCTTTCGATCAACGTAACCGGGTTCTTTCGCAACCCAGACGTCTGGGACGGCATTCGTGATGTCCTTGCGATCCTATCGCGTTCGAACGATTCCGTTCACGTCTGGTCAGCGGCTTGTGCGGACGGCAGAGAGGCGTACTCACTCTCAATGCTCGCCCACGCCGACCCCGAGATCGACGAGTCGAAACTGTACGTTCTCGGAACCGATATCAGTGAACCGGCGCTCGAAACCGCTCGAAGCGGTGTGTATCAACAATCGCGAACGACGGACATCAGCGATCAACTCTCGTATCTAGACGCGTTCGATCGATACGTCGAGTGTCGTGGAAAAGACACGTTCGAAGTTCGAGCTCCCGTCCGTGAGAACGTCACCTTCGAACGACACGACCTCATCAACGACGAGCCGAAGTCGGGATTCGATCTGGTCATCTGTCGGAATCTGTTTATCTACATCGATCCGGCGTACAAGGGATCGATGCTGGAGACGATCGGTAAGTCGCTCAGGCAGGAGGGATTCCTGGTGATCGGAAAGGCGGAGACGATTCCGCCACAATTGAAATCGTCGTTTTCGATCCACGACGGACGGTTACGTATCTACCGATTCGAACCCACAGAGCAGTCACAGCTCAACCTCAGATGACCGAATCCTTCGGAATCTGAACGCGGGTCGTTCAGTCTGTGTGTTGTACCGACGCGATTGGCCGATCCTGACCAGTCGACCACATGGTACATAGTTGCGCGTGACGAATTTTCCGTAATGAGTATGGACGCGCTGGAGCACTGTGTCGAACGACTCGATGCGGTTTTCGCGACGAATCCACCCCGATCAGCCGCAGAACGGCGAGACTGGGTGGTTCGTCCTCTCCTCTCAGCGCTCGGTTGGTCCGCCGAGTCGGTGGACAGACCGTCTTCGATCGAGTCAACTGACGTAGAGGCGTTCGTCCTGTCGGTCGACGTTGACGGATCGACACCTGCGGTAGCCGTCTTCGTCGATGCCGACGGCCTCACGACCGACGAAGTGGGTAACATCCTCTCGGAGATGGCCCTCGATCGAGCCATCGCATTCAAGCGTGGGGAGATCGCGACGTTTACGGGAACGGACGGGACGCCCGCTGCGATCGTCCCGATCGAAGAACTCTCCGACCGGCCGACAGTCCTCGAACCGTTTTCCCGCCAGGAAATCCGTTCACACATCGCCTCGCTCGATCCGAGTGACCTCGTCGCCAGACGCCTCGTTGTGTCACGCGACGCGTTGATCGAGACGTTGACGGACGAATTCGCCGATGCGATCGATCTCGAGCCGAACGAATGCGCCCCTCTCGTCGAGACCATCCTCGACGAACTCGTCACGAAGACCGATCAATCAGCCGGCCTCCCCTCCGGGAGTTCGGGCACGAAGGGGGACGCGGATCTGATGTTCGATCAACCCCCGAATGAAACGCGTCGAGACGGATCAGCGGACGCTCCCGACGACCGATCGGGGGATGGGCACGGATCGCCGGCGACGGACTCCGTATCGGAAATTCCCGATTCCAACTCGCCGACTGAAGACCAGGAGGGCGAGTTCGTCGTTCGCGTGTTCAACGACCGCGGCAAGATTGGGGCCGTCGGTCACTCGACGTCCGCCGGCGCGCTCTCCGAAGCGACGGCGTACCTCTTCGAACGCGGACTCTCCGGCGTTAGGCTTCCCTGGCCGGACGACGGCGAGACGTACGTATTGAACGACGAACCCGTCGACCCGGACGGATCGCGGTGGAGCGCCTACGAGCGGCTGTCGAACGGAACCTACCTTAAAACAAGCGGGACGATCGAGAACCGAGCCGAGCGACTAGAGGCGCTCGCGTCGCGAGCCGGACTCAGGGCGATGCTCACCGGGGACTGGAGCAATCAGTCGTAACTGATGTCGACCGAGGTTATCCTGACGACGGCGTGTTCTTGGTCGCATTCATTCTTGTCTTTGAGTCCGAGCGATTCGAGTGATCGTTCCCACGCCTGGGTATATTCCGAGTCACCCAATTCGATAGTGACATTGCTTCCCTGATAGACGCTCGTCCCAATCTTGTTCGCCGTCACCTCCTGGCTCCCGTGAGCCATGAGCGACCGCTCGTCACCGTCGACGACGACCAGCGAGACGACCGCGACGCCGTCGACACACCTCATCGGCGGGTCGCGAACCGTGATCTCCCCGCTCGGCGTGACCTTCACGACGGCTCCACCCTGGTAGGCGACGGTCGTTCCCTCGTACTCGTAGGTGAACGCCCCGATACCATCGTGGTCGTAGTTACTCAGGTGGTCGTCGAGTACGTCTGTATCAGAGCCGTCTTTAGTTACGTTAATATGTTTAATTGAACCATCGGATTCGACCTGGATGGTCCCTTCTCTGAGATTCAACTCCCCGGAGCGTTCGAGAACGCCGTCGTTGCGAACGATGTCGTTGAAGTTCTCCGCGAGCGCGTCCATCGCGAAGTCGGCGTTGTTTTGCTGTTCTGACTGCTGGAAGTCGCCCATCGCCTGGAAGCCGGTCATGTAGAGCACGCCCACCGAGGCGATGATGAGGCCGAAGACGATGACGAAGCCGACGACTTCGCTCACCCCGCGGTCGGTCGATCGGCCATCGCTCCGAATCATGGCTGATCCTCCAGCGTAATCCCGTCGTCCCAGACGACCTGGATCGGTCCGCCGGTAACGCTCGAGTTTTCTCGTACGTCTACGTGATCTGCGATCGGGACGGCGACGTTTACGTCCTCACCGTGGGAGGTGAGAACGAGACACTCGCTGGTTTCGACCAGTGGATACTCATCGATATCGCAACCGGAGTCTCGCAACTCCACGGTGTACTGCGATCCCGACGCGAAGCGCTGGTGGTCCGTTCTGATCGTCGCGCTCTCGCTATTTTCGGAAGCCATCCGATCCATGCCGGAAATCTCACCGGCGAGGCGCTCCCCGATGGTTTCGAGTGTCGCCTCGGCCGATTGTTCTCGCTGAGTGTCGAGCATGCTGCCCGCGCCGATCAACAGCCCGGAGATGAGCACCGCCGTAATTCCGACCGTCAGGACGTGCGTGATGGCGATCGAGACCGCACGGTCGTCACGTCCAAACTTCAAGGTGTCTCACCCAGCGCATCGCCCAGTGTGGCACTGACTGTTATCGTGTTCTCGATGGAGAGGCTATTTGAGGTGTAATGGTACGTGACTGCAACCTCGAGATCTTCATTAATGGTTGGTGAGTCAGTGAGCATGCTCGCTTCGGCTTCGACGTGGATGGCCTTCCCCTGCGCCCGCGTCAGAGTGTACTGATCTTCGACGTATTCTTCAATCTTGGTTTCCCAACTTACGTTGTTAGTTTCATTAGAATGCTCAATTAAGCCTTCAACTCCGGCTTCCAGTTCGGCTTCGGTGATCCGTACGTCCTCTGCGCTCTCGCCTGCGTCGCCTGTATTCACCGTCTCCGTGTACTGAACCCCGTTGAAGATGACGACCACGCCGAGGAGGATGAACGCGATCGTGATCGCGCCGATGAGGACGAGCTGGCCGCGCTCGGTCCTCTCGTCACCCGGAGCGTTCGCGATCACCATACGGTCACCCGCACTTCGACGATGTTGTACACTTCGGAGTCGTCGGCTTGCTCCATCGGCGGAATGGGATAGTCGTATTGATCGTGTGCCACTTCGAGGGTGACGGTCTCATCGCTTTCTTCGGGGCCATTCGATCCGGACACGGTCAGATTCTGCGATTCGTACAGCGTAACCGTGAAACTCGCAGAGACGGCTCCCTGTCCTCTGGCACCACCCATTCGGACGGCGTCGGTCGTCGATCGATTATTCTCGTCCTCCCAGTAGATGTACTCGACGTTGTACGAATTCCCTCCGTGTTCGAAAAAGTGCGTATTCAGTACGTATCCGAAGTCGCTCACGTTCGCATACGCCGAGTTGTTGTAGACGAAGTCTGCGTCCTCACCGAACGTCGCGTCGATCCACTCTTCGCTTTCGTTGTCGTAGTACCGAACCAGCTTCGAGAGGTCGTCACTCGCCGCTCCGGTCATCACGACGTCTTTGACCTCCTGTTCGGCCTGTGCCTGTACACCGCGATCTACCGCGCCACCCGTCGTCGGCGTGATCACGACGGCCTGCAGCGCGAACAACACTGCCGTCAGGAGAACGATCGCCGCGACAAACCCTTCGAGCGTAAACGCCTGGCCACGCTCGTCGGTCGTTGGACTTCGATCTCTCATGCTACCACACCCTCACGGTCAGTACACAGACGGGATCACATTCGCTTTGTTCGGTCGTCACGATTCGCGTTGCACTGGCACCGATCTCTCCGTCGTACAGATGCCCACTTGCATTTACGTACTCTGCAGAGTCGTCAC
This region includes:
- a CDS encoding chemotaxis protein CheC, which encodes MRLDVNALGTFYRMAREGAGLAAGRLTQMTDVETQVGVTKLNFMRGTEIRHDFEDGSEKVGIRVELSGGIDGHSIVVFDRDSARTVLNALLPDQTTDEFDELSRSAATEVGQIMNNGFIDGWADVLETVIDVSTPEFIEGESADPFFGDLETAPDADDLALVFQSHIEAVGTETGFRHYLFPEHDSMATLLERLRTSEGIEYDKLEGFDRMAEQGAQEVARTATTLTGIETTVEIRRLNFVSLEAIPEEVANDRLVGVAFEFDGMPSGYLLFLFDETSATEIIDAMVPMDTGTSEPGEFDEMGRSAIKELGNIMASGFLDGWANVLDTTIDHSTPEFVHDIGAAAVDPVIIHLGEQQDYAFVFDTKVVADGREFDCEVYAIPDEDDLERALNALDVDKIDETPTTAEFGELEGT
- a CDS encoding DUF7288 family protein yields the protein MRDRSPTTDERGQAFTLEGFVAAIVLLTAVLFALQAVVITPTTGGAVDRGVQAQAEQEVKDVVMTGAASDDLSKLVRYYDNESEEWIDATFGEDADFVYNNSAYANVSDFGYVLNTHFFEHGGNSYNVEYIYWEDENNRSTTDAVRMGGARGQGAVSASFTVTLYESQNLTVSGSNGPEESDETVTLEVAHDQYDYPIPPMEQADDSEVYNIVEVRVTVW
- a CDS encoding DUF7261 family protein, which codes for MVIANAPGDERTERGQLVLIGAITIAFILLGVVVIFNGVQYTETVNTGDAGESAEDVRITEAELEAGVEGLIEHSNETNNVSWETKIEEYVEDQYTLTRAQGKAIHVEAEASMLTDSPTINEDLEVAVTYHYTSNSLSIENTITVSATLGDALGETP
- a CDS encoding CheR family methyltransferase, with product MSDDAFASILSYVESNLGFATSHYNDSYLDRRISSRIRRTGCDGYAEYDELIREDAEEQTALLDSLSINVTGFFRNPDVWDGIRDVLAILSRSNDSVHVWSAACADGREAYSLSMLAHADPEIDESKLYVLGTDISEPALETARSGVYQQSRTTDISDQLSYLDAFDRYVECRGKDTFEVRAPVRENVTFERHDLINDEPKSGFDLVICRNLFIYIDPAYKGSMLETIGKSLRQEGFLVIGKAETIPPQLKSSFSIHDGRLRIYRFEPTEQSQLNLR
- a CDS encoding DUF7289 family protein, whose translation is MIRSDGRSTDRGVSEVVGFVIVFGLIIASVGVLYMTGFQAMGDFQQSEQQNNADFAMDALAENFNDIVRNDGVLERSGELNLREGTIQVESDGSIKHINVTKDGSDTDVLDDHLSNYDHDGIGAFTYEYEGTTVAYQGGAVVKVTPSGEITVRDPPMRCVDGVAVVSLVVVDGDERSLMAHGSQEVTANKIGTSVYQGSNVTIELGDSEYTQAWERSLESLGLKDKNECDQEHAVVRITSVDISYD
- a CDS encoding DUF7266 family protein, producing MKFGRDDRAVSIAITHVLTVGITAVLISGLLIGAGSMLDTQREQSAEATLETIGERLAGEISGMDRMASENSESATIRTDHQRFASGSQYTVELRDSGCDIDEYPLVETSECLVLTSHGEDVNVAVPIADHVDVRENSSVTGGPIQVVWDDGITLEDQP
- a CDS encoding chemotaxis protein CheD, producing MKTYGTEPGVPDPVQVGISELAVSEGENTLKSYGLGSCLAIALYDPDTGIGGLAHTMLPDGDQAENSDIKPGKYADTAIRALLRRMVERGATYTDVEAKIAGGSDMFEFESFGDGVGKRNADAARAELEKLGVPLVSEDVGGNHGRTVEFTPGTGTLVIKSGNGENGVSEL